A DNA window from Mytilus edulis chromosome 14, xbMytEdul2.2, whole genome shotgun sequence contains the following coding sequences:
- the LOC139502863 gene encoding serine-rich adhesin for platelets-like isoform X3, whose translation MKKVENRRQEKVFVPAATSDIKDVLERKIEELSRHLAEEKQVSRREKIHVARLHRELARFKGDKEVKEKDNILKDLERERMLRADAEKKLRELTIETDQSQSRLRHIQTEFQNMEQAVTQMMQFKSKIDQLKHEKSSLSMQYENNLQKYNSHISSLERENIMLLNDVKKFEQQMSNGTDQERTKLLLERLKMLEAENSSLVLENEQQRQQYEKCLDEIANQVVQALLAQKALREECVKLQTRVQDLEFQNKELNCLFQQKVKYSSDTVLQSLPPSQTVSTSTLCESTGYYNSVCSLPPSSSVSVETMHITSTSHSIVQSTALMHHPSTSTDSLPSSDNAFEDCNTLTNNKCNSPNCGTNCDNGKCRTKIETEFPATNSSPKMKHISVVERASEKAKQRSSSTSSLNTGSKIRTYRSNSTNASLGKSKIVPPGKISQSSSNVSANQIETAVQINQSDSSVKRRSLSQPDHINKAVTNVNQSKTGSKPTRTELSKSPSKLNSKLQKSSSSSSIPTKKTSKSQSSLPQSMGSQSRLPQKKTEHNSGRKNSGQLTHGSSNSRVPKTVPSIKTQGSSVSKLHQTSTQSDINTKLREVTPTNNQPARVPSFPNGQYFYDYSDEDSDINRPISGCSNGSTISINEILDDDDDTDTLLDADFTAEKFAFFETPQFMQAEEKKKEKARKKKEKSIFSSLRGKPDIVKDTEYSEQKNKIKSPRSHRRRSSLPHSNKTKQPNRPSSLVLNSKDKNNIKHGYSSSSLSSSESDENWSPQFARQYQLKLYKARNKSGSSESGSMSGSLSEKTQLKSSQELTPTVSEKSFCSQTEARDKDIYREVIVVKNIDNSNVNSLNRKRGPPPPIPKKPPIAGRRSPGIIMGIQSPGLRNKMLSTHQELSLLRPHEFKTGVFDNVDAIHSVSVIAEQTVNQTHKYMSSDSSFESVKNEKVERSGSKDDGYSTMSSDIQPEMLEKFSDSSLKRDAIFRNDFQVRNDMTVMHVTDSSHKFVNCGTSPLDTSVVNSNSPKRSSPNMQDKNGGYNSLGRVKAMKQMFEAECQKQNDTCKRFPLRKSFSVDSKLGHNEKTLNRRSLGDDVQLNVTEIDQTESKNRSSSWGNNSHQVTDSLHQNDTADLLDKDNKYSQNKQQIEDRTNLKEQDHYVSKLDHVTLSSDHVTSTSRSHMTSDRNSIYHMLNDSEENFLSDIPEEKEDYGEMSGASNEKLLDFPVRKQILKKDQISNLQLFETSTTKHYWSSTLGLCRFLSDSDLAEISKRQSVDNFKDIGNISSGKALERSVSLSGLNTKTEILANMKLAPTLRRSCRQSLINEINVNDRVQDIVKEHILKQLAHSVDSESDDDLQNYSFDQLLAKKQRQNYLAQSFESKFNQPAPFKNQCDFPEDSFSSNYHENEANFSSNEERGEDKGRQSSKESSPMGEKPSKFRSDYYSLCMVGSNRSLFSGSNEGESDQILIDEPQCVNCKDPLNCRQCTKAKNTEEFDEISRQLQSLSKTVNALQQSLTGVDSCDSDAESNEDHSHMFISPNSDFHGDGYQWVEDDEFYLTPCGGELIMGASPFSDTGACAEWINEYADDTSCNDEFEFYGNFADEKIDVRQFQAPIKEEEEIHKYEESRTVTPPQSKSPIQRGKNGPQPCDSYSKQKALKKLRGEGHVRHHSDGHLSKINHESKANGTEERIGSIYRSRERTEDNKMSDPQVRAAMLDAMVHLSGASMDSLDDNIGVDHVMCSRLLGGDKGPVRSTGTRSAVDLSQFFVRYGEPEEEAVAAFDFLDEIPADPLQQQMTGLTISQSNTVSQCPQTELTNKGPENKSLPVQEQKQLESENSQTKEEKCQDIKGITDNKSKLQKPEKKFFNFTRSKSTKSTDNSKEKDSKLPKKVKSKEIKEKDKETPKEKSKIPKFRSSSSERKVSKQFSVKTMPENSIKSTGLKHFNSGSQEHVLSLKTNNRIVDKL comes from the exons AAGGACAACATTCTGAAAGATTTGGAGAGAGAAAGAATGCTGAGAGCTGATGCTGAAAAAAAGCTACGAGAGCTCACCATTGAAACAGACCAATCACAGTCCAGGTTGCGTCACATCCAAACAGAATTTCAAAA CATGGAGCAAGCAGTTACCCAGATGATGCAGTTTAAATCTAAGATAGATCAGCTTAAACATGAAAAATCCAGTCTCTCTATGCAGTATGAG AATAATCTACAGAAGTATAACAGTCACATCAGCAGTTTGGAGAGAGAAAACATCATGTTACTGAACGATGTCAAAAAGTTTGAACAACAG ATGAGTAATGGCACAGATCAAGAGAGGACTAAGTTACTGTTAGAACGACTGAAGATGTTAGAGGCAGAGAACTCATCACTGGTACTAGAAAATGAACAACAACGACAACAGTACGAGAAATGTCTGGATGAGATCGCTAATCAGGTGGTGCAGGCATTACTCGCTCAAAAG GCTCTCAGGGAAGAATGTGTGAAGTTACAGACCAGAGTTCAAGATTTAGAATTTCAGAACAAAGAACTGAATTGTTTATTCCAACAGAAAGTGAAATACTCATCAGATACTGTTCTACAA tctCTACCACCCAGCCAGACAGTATCTACCAGTACACTATGTGAGAGTACAGGGTATTACAATAGTGTTTGTAGTCTTCCACCATCATCATCTGTATCTGTAGAAACTATG CACATCACGTCCACATCACATAGTATTGTACAGTCCACTGCACTTATGCATCACCCTTCCACAAGCACAGACTCTCTACCCAGTTCAGACAAT GCATTTGAAGACTGTAATACTCTGACCAATAACAAATGTAATTCACCAAACTGTGGAACTAATTGTGACAATGGAAAGTGTAGGACAAAAATAGAAACAGAATTTCCTGCAACGAATTCTAGTCCGAAGATGAAGCATATTAGTGTCGTAGAGCGTGCAAGTGAAAAAGCCAAACAACGAAGCTCTTCCACGTCATCGTTAAATACAGGAAGTAAAATCAGGACTTATAGATCTAATTCAACGAATGCATCATTAGGGAAAAGTAAAATTGTCCCTCCTGGTAAAATTTCTCAGAGTTCTTCAAATGTATCAGCCAATCAGATAGAAACTGCTGTACAAATTAACCAATCAGATTCAAGTGTTAAACGAAGAAGCCTGTCTCAACCAGATCATATCAATAAAGCTGTTACTAATGTAAACCAGTCTAAAACTGGTTCCAAGCCTACAAGGACTGAATTGAGTAAATCACCAAGTAAAttgaattcaaaattacaaaagtCTTCAAGTTCGTCAAGTATACCAACTAAAAAGACGAGTAAATCTCAATCATCACTACCTCAATCCATGGGATCACAAAGTCGACTTCCTCAGAAAAAGACAGAACACAACTCAGGCAGAAAAAACTCAGGACAATTAACTCATGGTAGTTCTAACTCAAGAGTGCCTAAAACTGTACCATCTATAAAAACTCAGGGATCATCTGTATCGAAACTCCATCAAACTAGTACTCAGTCTGATATAAATACAAAACTAAGGGAAGTAACTCCCACAAATAATCAGCCAGCTAGAGTACCATCATTTCCAAACGGccagtatttttatgattataGTGACGAGGATAGTGATATTAATCGTCCAATCTCAGGATGTAGTAACGGATCAACGATTTCAATTAACgaaattttagatgatgacgACGATACAGATACATTATTAGATGCAGACTTTACTGCGgaaaaatttgctttttttgaAACTCCACAATTTATGCAAGctgaagaaaagaaaaaggaaaaagcTAGAAAAAAGAAGGAGAAATCAATATTTTCTAGTTTACGTGGCAAGCCAGATATTGTTAAGGATACGGAATATAGTgaacaaaagaataaaataaaaagtccACGATCACATAGACGTAGAAGTTCATTACCACAttctaataaaacaaaacaaccaaATCGACCTTCGTCACTTGTGTTGAATTCCAAagacaaaaataacataaaacatggaTATAGTTCTTCAAGCTTGAGTAGTAGTGAAAGTGATGAAAACTGGTCCCCACAATTTGCAAGACAGTACCAGTTAAAACTGTACAAAGCTCGCAATAAATCAGGAAGTAGTGAAAGTGGAAGTATGTCTGGTTCCTTGTCGGAAAAGACCCAGTTGAAATCGTCACAGGAACTAACACCTACCGTGAGTGAAAAATCATTCTGTTCTCAAACTGAGGCTAGGGACAAGGATATTTATAGAGAGGTGATTGttgtaaaaaatattgataattcaaATGTTAACTCTCTAAATAGGAAAAGAGGACCTCCACCTCCTATTCCTAAAAAACCTCCAATAGCTGGCCGCCGCTCGCCTGGAATTATAATGGGTATACAATCCCCTGGATTACGTAACAAAATGCTCTCAACTCACCAAGAACTGAGCTTATTGAGACCTCATGAATTCAAAACTGGGGTGTTTGATAATGTTGATGCTATTCATTCAGTCAGTGTTATCGCTGAACAAACTGTTAATCAGACTCATAAATACATGTCCTCTGATTCAAGTTTCGAAAGCGTGAAAAATGAAAAAGTGGAAAGATCGGGAAGTAAAGATGATGGATATTCAACTATGTCTAGTGATATTCAACCAGAAATGTTAGAAAAATTTAGTGATTCTTCATTAAAAAGAGATGCTATATTCCGAAACGATTTTCAGGTTAGAAACGATATGACTGTCATGCATGTTACGGATTCTAGTCACAAATTTGTTAATTGTGGGACTTCTCCATTGGACACATCTGTTGTGAATTCAAATTCTCCAAAACGTTCCTCACCAAACATGCAAGATAAAAATGGAGGGTATAATTCATTAGGAAGAGTTAAAGCTATGAAACAAATGTTTGAAGCTGAATgtcaaaaacaaaatgatacttGTAAAAGATTTCCTCTCCGTAAATCATTTTCCGTTGATAGTAAATTAGGGCACAATGAAAAAACTTTAAACCGCAGATCTCTTGGTGATGATGTTCAACTTAATGTTACTGAAATTGACCAGACTGAATCTAAAAATAGGTCATCGTCATGGGGAAACAACTCTCATCAAGTGACCGATTCTTTGCATCAAAATGATACCGCAGATCTCTTGGACAAGGATAATAAATATTCACAAAATAAGCAACAAATTGAGGATAGAACAAATTTAAAGGAACAAGATCATTATGTCTCAAAACTTGATCATGTGACTTTGAGTTCTGATCATGTGACATCAACTTCCAGAAGCCACATGACATCAGACAGAAATTCTATATATCACATGTTAAATGACAGTGAAGAGAACTTTCTTTCGGACATTCCAGAAGAAAAAGAAGACTATGGAGAAATGTCGGGAGCTTCTAATGAAAAATTATTAGATTTTCCTGTTAGaaagcaaattttgaaaaaagaccAAATATCAAATCTACAGCTTTTTGAAACTTCCACAACTAAGCATTACTGGTCATCCACTTTGGGATTGTGTAGATTTTTGTCTGATTCTGATCTTGCTGAAATATCAAAGAGGCAGTCTGTTGACAATTTTAAAGACATTGGCAATATCAGTTCTGGAAAAGCATTAGAGAGATCAGTGTCTCTATCAGGTCTTAATACAAAAACAGAGATATTAGCAAACATGAAGCTAGCGCCAACATTGCGTAGAAGTTGTCGTCAATCATTGATTAATGAGATTAACGTCAATGATAGAGTGCAAGATATTGTCAAGGAGCATATTCTAAAACAG ctTGCCCATTCAGTTGACAGTGAGTCAGATGATGATCTCCAAAATTACAGCTTTGATCAACTTCTGGCAAAGAAACAAAGACAAAACTACCTGGCACAGTCTTTTGAG TCAAAGTTCAACCAACCAGCTCCATTCAAAAACCAATGTGATTTCCCTGAAGATTCTTTCTCTTCAAattaccatgaaaatgaggctaATTTTTCGTCTAATGAAGAGAGAGGAGAAGATAAGGGTAGACAATCCAGTAAAGAATCTAGTCCAATGGGGGAAAAGCCTTCCAAGTTTAGAAGTGATTACTACAGTCTGTGTATGGTAGGATCAAATCGTAGTTTATTTTCGGGAAGTAATGAAGGTGAATCTGACCAAATTTTAATTGATGAGCCACAGTGTGTTAACTGCAAAGATCCTTTAAATTGTAGACAATGTACAAAAGCTAAAAATACTGAAGAATTTGATGAAATTTCTCGACAACTTCAAAGTCTTTCGAAAACTGTGAATGCCTTACAGCAGAGCTTGACCGGTGTGGATAGCTGTGATTCTGATGCTGAATCTAACGAAGACCATTCCCACATGTTTATATCACCAAATTCTGATTTCCATGGTGACGGTTATCAATGGGTTGAGGATGATGAATTTTATTTGACACCATGCGGAGGTGAGCTCATTATGGGTGCGTCTCCGTTTTCTGATACAGGTGCTTGTGCCGAGTGGATTAATGAATATGCAGATGATACTTCCTGTAATGATGAATTTGAATTTTACGGAAACTTTGCTGACGAAAAAATAGATGTTCGTCAATTCCAAGCTCCAATCAAAGAGGAGGAAGAAATTCACAAATATGAAGAATCAAGAACAGTAACTCCACCTCAAAGTAAATCTCCAATTCAGAGAGGTAAAAATGGTCCTCAGCCATGCGACAGTTACAGTAAACAGAAAGCACTGAAAAAACTAAGAGGTGAAGGTCATGTAAGACACCATAGTGATGGACATCTTTCTAAAATCAATCATGAGAGCAAGGCAAATGGAACAGAGGAAAGGATTGGTTCTATTTATAGATCAAGGGAGAGAACTGAAGATAACAAGATGTCTGATCCACAG GTGAGAGCAGCTATGTTGGATGCCATGGTTCATTTAAGCGGAGCTAGCATGGACAGCCTAGATGATAACATTGGTGTAGATCATGTGATGTGCTCTCGACTCCTAGGTGGAG ACAAAGGACCAGTCCGATCCACAGGTACCAGATCAGCTGTAGACCTGTCTCAGTTTTTTGTTCGATATGGGGAACCAGAAGAAGAAGCAGTAGCAGCCTTTGATTTCCTGGATGAGATTCCTGCTGATCCTCTTCAGCAGCAGATGACAGGTTTAACAATCAGCCAATCAAATACAGTGTCTCAGTGTCCACAAACAGAATTGACCAATAAGGGACCAGAAAACAAATCACTTCCTGTTCAAGAACAAAAACAATTGGAATCTGAAAATTCTCAAACAAAAGAGGAAAAGTGTCAGGATATTAAAGGGATTACAGATAATAAAAGTAAACTTCAAAAACCGGAAAAAAAGTTTTTCAATTTCACAAGAAGTAAATCAACTAAATCTACAGATAATTCTAAAGAAAAGGATAGCAAGCTTCCGAAGAAGGTCAAAAGTAAAGAGATaaaggaaaaagacaaagagACTCCAAAGGAAAAATCTAAAATTCCAAAGTTCAGAAGTTCAAGCAGTGAACGGAAAGTTTCTAAGCAGTTTAGTGTCAAAACAATGCCAGAAAACTCTATAAAATCTACAggtttaaaacatttcaattcaGGATCTCAGGAACATGTTTtgtctttaaaaacaaacaatagaatTGTTGATAAATTGTAA